In one window of Epinephelus fuscoguttatus linkage group LG20, E.fuscoguttatus.final_Chr_v1 DNA:
- the cdc42ep1a gene encoding cdc42 effector protein 1, translated as MNLQEKLSGLKGLVTHSHSKRRYKGDLTLDMISPPLGDFRHTMHVGRGGDVFGDTSFLSNHGGTANGNNGETDSVSSPDNKIGAFFSRTLRHIRRGSENRATGGPKDLSPPPPVVSPIIKNAISLPRLDVDMPNGSPTAKVLFPSSHSTPEDKKSSYGLESGFVTLPRLSRAERQQPSISLPISCPPNIHRGSLTDPTDAILSTCSTSIVTSDPKPSSTAFSDSLPSLTSLDTFTFDLGPSLMSEVFGLIDSHPEEHGHTWEGEEAGSACGLTNEGSEMDSATISYVDSLLREDCGGRKSPHGAEWEEEGMEVNGVGLSVKVPDVVMGSPERVRLGIGMESERFQNATDVLARHYGVSHFKGQSRMEVADSEMMITSHSKNKISYSYMDDEDEIKV; from the exons ATGAATCTTCAGGAAAAGCTGTCAGGCCTAAAAGGTCTGGTCACACACTCCCACAGCAAGCGCCGCTATAAAGGCGACCTCACGTTGGATATGATCAGCCCTCCTTTGGGTGACTTCCGCCACACCATGCACGTCGGCCGTGGTGGCGACGTGTTTGGGGACACCTCCTTCCTCAGCAACCACGGCGGCACGGCCAATGGGAACAATGGGGAAACAGATTCTGTCTCCAGCCCTGACAACAAGATCGGAGCGTTCTTCTCCAGGACGCTGCGTCACATCAGGAGGGGCTCTGAAAACCGTGCCACAGGAGGACCCAAGGATCTGTCACCGCCGCCTCCAGTCGTTTCTCCCATCATCAAGAATGCCATCTCCCTCCCCAGGCTGGATGTGGATATGCCGAATGGGAGTCCCACTGCCAAAGTGCTCTTCCCCAGTTCTCACAGCACACCAGAGGACAAGAAGAGCTCTTATG GTCTGGAGTCTGGTTTCGTCACTCTGCCTCGTCTCTCCCGCGCTGAGCGACAGCAGCCCTCCATCTCCCTCCCCATTTCCTGCCCCCCTAACATCCACCGTGGCTCCCTGACCGACCCCACTGATGCCATCTTATCCACCTGCTCCACCTCCattgtgacctctgaccccaaaCCCTCCTCCACTGCCTTCTCTGACTCCCTCCCTTCCCTCACCTCTCTGGACACCTTCACCTTTGACCTCGGCCCCTCCCTCATGAGCGAGGTGTTCGGCCTGATCGACAGCCACCCGGAGGAGCACGGCCACACctgggagggagaggaggcggGGTCAGCGTGCGGGCTGACCAACGAGGGATCAGAGATGGACTCGGCCACTATCTCCTACGTGGATTCCCTGCTGCGAGAGGACTGTGGGGGCAGGAAGAGCCCGCATGGGGCCGAGTGGGAAGAGGAGGGGATGGAGGTGAACGGAGTCGGGCTTTCTGTCAAAGTACCTGATGTGGTGATGGGGTCTCCTGAACGAGTGAGGTTGGGGATTGGGATGGAGAGTGAGCGGTTCCAGAACGCTACAGATGTGCTCGCGCGTCACTATGGCGTCAGCCACTTTAAGGGACAGAGCCGGATGGAGGTTGCAGATTCAGAGATGATGATCACCAGCCACTCCAAGAACAAAATATCCTACAGTTACATGGACGACGAGGATGAAATTAAGGTCTGA